The following proteins are encoded in a genomic region of Pedosphaera parvula Ellin514:
- a CDS encoding M20 family metallo-hydrolase produces MNSLPIDGERLQRQIDELAAISAAPAPVVTRVLFSEADLRAREYVKGLCREVGLAIREDAVGNVFIRWEGKDEKLPAVATGSHIDAIPNAGRYDGVVGVLGAIEAIRALQQSGFKPQRSIELIIFTAEEPTRFGIGCLGSRLLAGALSLEKAASLRDPEGKSLEELRDQAGYGGLDMKQVRLAPKTYSAFVELHIEQGPLLEKENIPIGVVEKIAAPSTLRVQLTGVGGHAGAVLMPERHDAMLAGAEIALAVELAALKSGSPDTVGTTGVFRIEPGAVNSVPCRAWLEIDLRDTQLPTRDAALEKIEKSVAEICQRRGIAFVLERLNVDAPAICDQALVGRVLESGDELGLKVKKMISRAYHDSLFMAQICPTTMIFIPCRGGVSHRPDEYSSPEQIKNGVAVLASTLAKLASKV; encoded by the coding sequence ATGAACTCCCTTCCGATTGATGGCGAACGGTTGCAACGGCAAATCGATGAACTGGCTGCCATTTCCGCAGCTCCTGCTCCCGTGGTAACACGCGTACTGTTTTCGGAAGCGGATCTGCGGGCGCGTGAGTATGTCAAAGGATTATGTCGCGAAGTTGGTTTAGCCATCCGCGAGGATGCGGTGGGAAACGTTTTTATTCGGTGGGAGGGCAAGGATGAGAAACTGCCAGCGGTGGCCACGGGTTCTCACATTGATGCGATTCCCAATGCAGGTCGTTACGATGGAGTCGTCGGCGTGCTTGGAGCCATTGAGGCGATCCGGGCGTTGCAGCAGAGTGGATTCAAGCCGCAACGGTCGATTGAACTGATTATTTTTACGGCGGAAGAACCAACTCGATTTGGAATTGGCTGTTTGGGAAGCAGACTTTTGGCGGGAGCGCTATCCCTGGAGAAGGCCGCGTCGTTGCGCGATCCAGAGGGAAAGTCATTGGAAGAATTGCGCGACCAAGCCGGGTATGGTGGGCTGGATATGAAACAGGTCCGACTCGCGCCAAAAACATATTCAGCGTTTGTTGAATTGCACATCGAGCAGGGACCGTTGTTGGAGAAGGAGAATATTCCAATCGGTGTGGTGGAGAAAATTGCGGCACCGAGCACGTTGCGAGTGCAATTGACGGGTGTTGGCGGCCATGCGGGGGCCGTGTTGATGCCGGAGCGGCACGATGCCATGTTGGCCGGAGCGGAGATTGCGCTGGCGGTCGAGCTGGCGGCTTTGAAGAGCGGGAGTCCTGACACGGTTGGAACAACAGGAGTTTTTCGCATCGAGCCCGGAGCTGTGAACAGTGTTCCGTGCAGGGCGTGGTTGGAAATTGATTTGCGTGATACTCAATTGCCGACACGGGATGCGGCGTTGGAAAAAATTGAAAAATCTGTGGCGGAGATTTGCCAGCGCCGAGGGATTGCGTTTGTGTTGGAACGGCTGAATGTGGATGCGCCAGCAATTTGTGATCAAGCTTTGGTCGGCAGGGTTTTGGAATCGGGCGACGAGCTCGGTTTGAAAGTTAAGAAGATGATCAGCCGCGCGTATCATGATTCGCTGTTCATGGCGCAGATTTGCCCCACGACGATGATTTTTATTCCGTGTCGGGGAGGAGTGAGTCACAGGCCCGATGAATATTCATCTCCTGAACAAATCAAAAATGGTGTGGCTGTGCTTGCTTCCACGCTGGCGAAATTGGCCAGCAAGGTCTAA
- a CDS encoding GAF domain-containing protein, translated as MKAPIPKNEKQRLEVLWQYEVLDTIPEVVFDELTELAAHICEAPVALITLVDENRQWFKSKVGIDLNQTSRDISFCAHAILHEDVLVVADASKDKRFAKNPLVVSEPRIRFYAGAPLITPDGQALGTLCVLDKKPHKITPDQKRALEILSRHVMTQLELRRRSLELAKTRKDHDKVLKELEAARRKLAKIKTAPPRKKLSARKSLPIFKGLKKTKRRR; from the coding sequence ATGAAAGCCCCGATTCCCAAGAACGAAAAGCAGCGGCTCGAAGTCCTCTGGCAATACGAGGTGCTGGATACGATCCCGGAAGTGGTTTTTGACGAACTGACGGAGTTGGCCGCGCATATTTGTGAAGCTCCCGTGGCGCTGATTACGCTGGTGGATGAAAACCGGCAGTGGTTTAAATCAAAGGTCGGGATCGATCTCAATCAAACTTCGCGCGACATCTCTTTTTGTGCGCACGCGATTTTGCACGAGGATGTTTTAGTCGTTGCGGATGCCAGCAAAGACAAGCGTTTTGCGAAGAACCCCCTGGTGGTTTCGGAACCACGCATCCGCTTTTATGCGGGGGCTCCGTTGATCACCCCGGATGGGCAGGCACTTGGAACACTTTGTGTGCTGGACAAAAAGCCGCATAAGATTACGCCTGACCAGAAACGGGCTTTGGAAATATTGAGCCGACATGTCATGACCCAGTTGGAGTTGCGCCGTCGTTCACTTGAACTGGCAAAAACTCGCAAGGATCACGACAAGGTTTTGAAGGAATTGGAGGCGGCTCGCCGCAAACTGGCGAAGATCAAAACTGCGCCACCTCGCAAAAAATTGTCCGCCCGCAAGAGCCTGCCAATATTCAAGGGACTCAAGAAAACGAAGCGCAGAAGATGA
- a CDS encoding allantoinase: MPELDMLVRGGTVVTPTGVKNADIGIADGRIVALESALQATSHEVIEAKGLHVLPGLIDAHVHFNEPGRAEWEGFETGTKAFAAGGGTLFFDMPLNAHPPTVDVESFDLKLEAAKSKALVDFSFWGGLVPGNLDRLEELADRGVVGFKAFMSNSGIEDFQSVDDHTLREGMKRAKKLGKLVAVHAESDAMTEELSRKYVSAGKTSIRDYLDSRPIEAELEAIQRALGLAGETGCALHIVHVSCGAGVLLIASAKKLGLDVTCETCPHYLTLTEEDVIRLGAVAKCAPPLRPLAAQDSLWEYVKAGHVTTIGSDHSPAPPTMKLNSDFFKVWGGISGVQHTWPLLITEGHVKRRVALELLSRFVSVNVAERFKLPQAKKGMMVGSDADLALVDLQQEFTIGGTDLLYRHQQSPYVGRTVKGQVVQTVLRGQSVFKDGKIVSKPVGQFVKV, from the coding sequence ATGCCTGAATTGGATATGCTCGTACGGGGCGGGACAGTAGTCACACCCACTGGAGTAAAGAACGCTGATATCGGAATCGCAGATGGCCGGATTGTGGCATTGGAGTCCGCCTTGCAAGCCACCAGCCATGAGGTGATCGAAGCCAAGGGATTGCATGTGCTGCCAGGTTTGATCGATGCTCACGTCCATTTCAACGAGCCAGGCCGCGCGGAATGGGAAGGATTTGAAACCGGCACGAAAGCGTTTGCAGCCGGTGGGGGGACTTTGTTCTTCGACATGCCGTTGAACGCACATCCACCAACAGTCGATGTGGAAAGTTTTGATCTGAAACTTGAGGCAGCCAAAAGCAAGGCACTTGTAGATTTTTCTTTTTGGGGAGGCTTGGTACCGGGAAATTTGGACAGGTTGGAAGAGTTGGCAGATCGCGGTGTCGTCGGATTCAAGGCTTTCATGTCGAACAGCGGCATCGAGGACTTTCAGAGTGTGGATGATCATACGCTTAGGGAGGGCATGAAACGCGCAAAGAAGCTGGGAAAGCTTGTGGCCGTCCATGCGGAGAGCGATGCAATGACAGAGGAACTGTCGCGCAAATACGTAAGTGCAGGAAAAACTTCCATTCGTGATTACCTTGATTCCCGACCGATCGAAGCTGAACTGGAAGCCATTCAGCGGGCGTTGGGTTTGGCGGGCGAAACGGGTTGTGCATTACACATTGTCCATGTCAGCTGTGGAGCGGGCGTTTTACTAATTGCATCAGCAAAGAAGCTTGGTCTGGACGTTACGTGTGAAACCTGCCCCCATTATCTGACCCTCACAGAAGAGGATGTTATCAGACTGGGAGCTGTGGCCAAATGCGCGCCGCCCTTGCGGCCATTGGCAGCGCAAGACTCGCTCTGGGAATATGTCAAGGCGGGGCACGTGACGACGATTGGTTCAGATCATTCCCCGGCACCACCGACCATGAAATTAAATTCAGATTTCTTCAAGGTGTGGGGAGGAATCAGCGGAGTTCAGCATACCTGGCCGTTGTTGATCACTGAAGGGCATGTGAAGCGCAGAGTGGCCCTTGAGTTGCTGAGCCGATTTGTTTCGGTCAATGTGGCAGAGCGCTTTAAACTTCCTCAGGCGAAGAAGGGAATGATGGTTGGATCGGATGCGGACCTGGCTCTGGTTGATTTGCAGCAGGAGTTCACGATTGGAGGGACAGACCTGTTATACCGCCATCAGCAAAGCCCGTATGTAGGTCGGACAGTAAAAGGGCAGGTTGTGCAAACCGTGCTCAGAGGCCAAAGTGTATTTAAAGATGGTAAAATTGTTTCAAAGCCGGTAGGACAATTTGTCAAAGTTTAA
- the uraD gene encoding 2-oxo-4-hydroxy-4-carboxy-5-ureidoimidazoline decarboxylase codes for MMKLAQINLFSRDEFVLVIGPVFEHSPWIAEETWAQKPFATKEELHRALCRTVESAGEEKQVKLIQAHPDLVGRAALAGTLTQESKGEQASAGLSALSPDEVALFQKNNAAYREKFGFPFVICARLNKKEAILKGFEIRLKNTRGEEIKAALGEIEKIALLRLNDLVAG; via the coding sequence ATGATGAAACTTGCTCAAATTAACTTATTTTCGCGTGACGAATTCGTGCTCGTTATTGGTCCGGTGTTTGAACATTCGCCGTGGATCGCGGAGGAGACGTGGGCACAAAAACCTTTTGCCACGAAGGAGGAGTTGCATCGGGCGCTTTGCAGGACAGTGGAGTCGGCAGGCGAAGAAAAGCAGGTGAAGTTGATCCAGGCGCATCCAGATTTGGTGGGGCGCGCGGCATTGGCGGGGACTTTGACGCAGGAGTCGAAGGGGGAGCAGGCGAGTGCGGGGTTGAGTGCGTTGAGCCCGGATGAGGTGGCGTTGTTTCAAAAGAACAATGCGGCTTATCGGGAGAAGTTTGGATTTCCATTTGTGATTTGCGCGCGGTTGAACAAGAAAGAGGCAATTTTGAAGGGGTTTGAAATCAGGCTAAAGAATACGCGAGGAGAGGAGATCAAAGCGGCGTTGGGGGAGATTGAGAAGATTGCGTTGTTGCGCTTGAATGATCTGGTGGCGGGATGA
- the uraH gene encoding hydroxyisourate hydrolase — MAAKLSTHVLDTAHGCPARGMQIELWSLAGESRKLVKMVRLNEDGRTDAALLGPEEMQVGEYELIFHVGEYFASLSGGEGDKPLFLNKVPVRFGISDAGASYHVPLLTSPWAYSTYRGS, encoded by the coding sequence ATGGCCGCAAAATTAAGCACACATGTTTTGGATACGGCGCATGGATGTCCGGCGAGAGGGATGCAGATTGAGCTTTGGTCCCTGGCAGGCGAGAGTCGGAAGTTGGTGAAGATGGTTCGCTTGAATGAGGATGGGCGGACGGATGCAGCGCTTTTGGGGCCGGAGGAGATGCAAGTGGGGGAGTATGAATTGATCTTCCATGTGGGGGAATATTTCGCGAGTTTGAGTGGGGGCGAAGGCGACAAGCCCCTTTTTTTAAACAAGGTGCCGGTGCGATTCGGCATTTCAGATGCGGGTGCGTCCTATCACGTGCCGTTACTGACGTCACCATGGGCTTATAGTACGTATCGAGGAAGCTGA
- a CDS encoding hydantoinase/carbamoylase family amidase, which produces MSNFLQPKRTIAELKELRSLTGDENGAQRVAFTNMWTTTRAWLRKKLEELPVEIHSDEAGNLWAMLKGESERELLIGGHMDSVPNGGWLDGCLNVMAGVEILRRIHAQYGGKPPVTVRLVDWADEEGARFGKSLFGSSACSGTLNMEEARGLKDRDGVRLSDALKQVGVDFERVKESGKELKKAAAYLELHIEQGPVLLDLDLPLGAVLGTFGVERHAITFHGQAAHSGSTPMNRRKDAFLAAGKMSQEIYKIAERNGGVCTIGSCTTKPGIVTSVVEECRITLDQRHLDAAALAKMLREAKAASERFATEGKVKVSWDRLWQIEPVLFNNDLIGLCDEAIGETCGKKYRLPSGPLHDAAEVARAGVPTVMMFVQSLHGISHNKIEDTKEEHLELCVRAFDGLAEKTMIWLQRKAQK; this is translated from the coding sequence ATGAGCAATTTTCTCCAACCCAAGCGGACCATCGCTGAGCTCAAAGAATTACGGAGCCTGACGGGCGATGAGAACGGCGCACAGCGGGTGGCGTTTACAAATATGTGGACCACGACACGAGCGTGGCTGCGGAAAAAGTTGGAAGAATTGCCAGTGGAGATTCACAGCGATGAGGCGGGAAATTTGTGGGCGATGTTGAAGGGTGAATCAGAGCGTGAGTTGTTGATTGGCGGGCACATGGATTCCGTGCCGAACGGCGGATGGCTGGATGGTTGCCTGAACGTGATGGCGGGCGTTGAAATTTTACGACGAATCCATGCGCAATATGGAGGCAAGCCACCCGTGACCGTGAGGCTCGTCGATTGGGCGGATGAGGAAGGGGCGCGGTTCGGGAAGAGTTTGTTTGGATCGTCAGCCTGTTCAGGGACGCTGAACATGGAAGAGGCGCGTGGCTTGAAGGACAGGGATGGTGTGCGGTTGTCGGATGCGTTGAAGCAAGTCGGAGTGGATTTTGAGCGGGTGAAAGAGAGTGGCAAGGAATTGAAGAAAGCGGCGGCGTATTTGGAATTGCATATCGAGCAAGGGCCGGTGTTGCTGGACCTTGATTTGCCGCTGGGTGCGGTATTGGGGACGTTTGGTGTGGAACGTCATGCGATTACATTTCATGGCCAGGCAGCGCATTCCGGCAGTACGCCGATGAACCGGCGCAAGGATGCTTTTCTTGCCGCCGGAAAAATGAGCCAGGAGATTTATAAAATTGCTGAACGGAATGGCGGTGTTTGCACAATTGGTTCCTGCACAACGAAGCCGGGAATCGTAACGAGTGTGGTGGAGGAATGTCGGATTACTTTGGATCAGCGGCATCTGGATGCAGCGGCTTTGGCAAAGATGTTGCGAGAAGCAAAAGCGGCGAGCGAACGATTTGCGACGGAAGGAAAAGTGAAAGTTTCGTGGGATCGGTTGTGGCAGATTGAGCCAGTGTTGTTCAACAATGATTTAATTGGCTTGTGCGATGAGGCGATTGGCGAGACCTGCGGGAAGAAATATCGGTTGCCATCAGGGCCGCTGCATGACGCTGCGGAAGTGGCGCGAGCGGGAGTGCCGACGGTGATGATGTTCGTACAGAGTCTGCATGGGATCAGTCACAATAAAATTGAGGACACGAAGGAGGAACATCTGGAGTTGTGCGTGAGGGCGTTTGATGGTTTGGCAGAGAAAACGATGATATGGCTGCAAAGAAAAGCTCAGAAATAA
- a CDS encoding allantoate amidohydrolase codes for MSTNDLAMKVMERIDALGRISEELGKLTRTFCSPAMRQANKQVGVWMQEAGMTVLQDAIGNLIGRYPGKEGHEKTFILGSHLDTVRDAGKFDGPLGVLTAIACVQHLHDNKVKLPFAIEVIGFADEEGVRYQSTYLGSKALAGKFNEQDLKRTDVQGVSMAEAIKKFGGDPEKLKEVRRDPQQLLGYAEVHIEQGPVLEQKHQPVGIVSAIAGQTRVNVQFTGLAGHAGTTPMNLRKDALAAAAEFIVAVESTGLGTPGLVATVGQIDARPGASNVIPGTVILSIDIRHQVDATRDSATARLQDLAGQIGYKRGVTMDWELVHEVQSVPCSRDLTAALGKAARQHLVEVTELPSGAGHDAAVMGEITPVAMLFVRCKGGISHNPAESVEVDDVRVAIAVMNDFILSLGHQNIQFLRKKNA; via the coding sequence ATGAGTACTAACGACCTCGCAATGAAAGTGATGGAGCGCATTGATGCACTTGGACGTATCAGTGAGGAGTTGGGGAAGCTTACGCGGACATTTTGCTCGCCGGCGATGCGTCAGGCCAACAAGCAAGTGGGTGTTTGGATGCAAGAAGCAGGCATGACTGTATTGCAAGATGCAATTGGAAACCTGATCGGACGTTATCCGGGCAAGGAAGGGCATGAAAAGACTTTTATTCTGGGATCACATCTTGACACGGTGCGTGACGCCGGGAAGTTCGATGGACCTCTGGGTGTGTTGACAGCAATTGCCTGTGTGCAGCATTTGCATGACAACAAGGTGAAACTGCCTTTCGCTATTGAAGTCATCGGTTTTGCCGATGAAGAAGGAGTGCGGTATCAAAGCACGTATCTAGGCAGTAAAGCATTGGCCGGAAAATTTAACGAACAGGATTTGAAACGAACGGATGTGCAGGGAGTTTCCATGGCGGAGGCGATCAAAAAATTCGGCGGCGATCCTGAAAAATTGAAGGAGGTGCGACGTGATCCCCAACAGTTGCTGGGTTATGCGGAGGTGCATATCGAGCAAGGGCCGGTGCTGGAACAGAAGCATCAGCCAGTGGGAATCGTCTCAGCCATTGCCGGGCAGACGAGGGTGAATGTTCAGTTTACAGGGCTGGCGGGCCACGCCGGCACCACTCCGATGAATTTGCGGAAGGATGCCCTGGCAGCCGCGGCTGAATTCATTGTCGCGGTGGAATCAACCGGACTGGGAACACCAGGATTGGTAGCAACCGTGGGTCAAATTGATGCCAGACCGGGAGCAAGTAATGTGATACCCGGGACAGTGATTTTAAGCATTGATATCAGACATCAAGTGGATGCAACACGAGATTCGGCGACGGCGCGGTTGCAAGACCTGGCGGGGCAGATTGGTTACAAGAGAGGCGTAACGATGGATTGGGAATTGGTTCATGAAGTGCAGTCGGTTCCCTGTTCAAGGGATTTGACAGCGGCATTGGGAAAGGCGGCGCGACAGCATCTGGTGGAAGTGACGGAACTGCCAAGTGGTGCAGGCCACGATGCAGCTGTGATGGGAGAGATCACGCCGGTAGCAATGCTCTTCGTTCGCTGCAAGGGAGGAATCAGCCACAATCCTGCGGAATCCGTGGAAGTGGACGATGTGCGGGTTGCGATCGCGGTGATGAATGACTTCATTTTATCTTTGGGACATCAAAACATACAATTTTTAAGGAAGAAGAATGCCTGA
- the allE gene encoding (S)-ureidoglycine aminohydrolase, translated as MTGLFGSTRTVVKSRYALITPDGHVNSSLPGWENVTCIVQISPAMGAKFCQLLITLNKDSHGRGNTGVNQFFFYVVEGNASIVMDEKKSRLEAGSYVYVPPGKDIHVQGSANGAKLLVFQKHYEPLHGTAKLTPIVAHEREVKGQPFLGNEDARLQVLLPDNASFDMAVNIFTYQPGATLPFVETHIMEHGLMMTKGQGVYRLDQDYHPVQTGDVIWMAPYCPQWFVAMGKTPAAYIYYKDVNRDPM; from the coding sequence ATGACTGGATTATTTGGATCCACACGGACCGTAGTAAAAAGCCGGTATGCCTTGATCACTCCAGATGGACATGTGAACAGCAGCCTGCCCGGTTGGGAAAATGTAACCTGCATTGTGCAGATTTCGCCCGCCATGGGGGCAAAATTTTGCCAGCTACTCATCACGTTAAACAAGGACAGCCATGGGCGTGGCAATACCGGGGTGAACCAGTTTTTCTTTTACGTAGTGGAGGGCAACGCCAGCATCGTGATGGATGAAAAGAAGAGCCGATTGGAAGCGGGCAGCTATGTGTACGTTCCGCCAGGGAAGGATATTCATGTGCAAGGTTCCGCCAACGGCGCCAAATTGCTTGTGTTCCAAAAACACTATGAACCGTTGCACGGCACGGCAAAACTGACGCCGATAGTAGCCCACGAACGCGAGGTGAAGGGGCAGCCATTCCTGGGGAATGAAGATGCCAGATTGCAGGTGTTGCTCCCGGACAATGCCTCCTTCGACATGGCAGTGAATATTTTTACGTATCAGCCTGGAGCGACCCTGCCGTTTGTTGAAACGCATATCATGGAGCATGGACTGATGATGACCAAGGGGCAGGGTGTTTATCGGTTGGACCAGGATTATCACCCAGTGCAGACCGGCGACGTCATCTGGATGGCACCTTATTGCCCGCAATGGTTTGTAGCGATGGGCAAGACTCCGGCAGCGTATATTTATTACAAGGATGTGAATCGCGACCCGATGTGA